TAACATGAAATCATGCAGCAGTTCTAAGGATAGGGCGCTGCGGTAAAGGCCGGCCGGGTTCTTTCTAGAGAATCCCAGATAGCCGATACAGAATAAAATCGGCCTTACCCTTTTACCGTCGCGCAAGATAAACTCTTTTATGCTCTCAAAAAGTATAGGCGAGAGTTTGTTTAAGGTGTATAATTGATCTATCGAGCGGGTATAAGCACGCAGTTCTTTTTCAATCCTATTTTTTATTTTCAAAAACATAGGGTTATGTTAACATATAAAGTATGATTATGCAATTATTTTGCCCCCTTTGGATATGAAAAAAGTTATGATTATCGGCGCTGGTTTTGCCGGCTTAAGCGCGGCAAGAAAGCTGGCTAAGTGTGCAGGAGGCTTAGGGTTGGAGGTTACTCTTTTTGACAAAAAAGAGTATTCTGCCTTTCTGCCGCTTATCCCTGACTGCATCGGTAGAAGAATCAATCCGCAGTTCCTCCTTTGTAATATTGGGGATTTTTGCAGAAAGCTAAAAATAAAGCTGGTTTGTGAAGAGGTCGCTGCCGTTGACTTTGAATCCAAACATGTTGTTACCGCGGCTTCTAATTATGCCTATGATTTTTTAATTATTGCCAGCGGCAGCCAGACAAATTTTTTTTCCAATCAAGCGGCGCAAAATTATGCTTATGCTTTAAACAATATAGATGATGCCAAGAAGATTACCGCGGCGCTTAAAAGCAATAAATTTGAGCATTTTATCGTCTGCGGAGGAGGTTACACCGGAGTAGAGGCCGCCGCTAATTTATGGCTATATTTTAAAAAATCCGGCCGGGAAAAGAAAATTATCATTGTTGAGCGGGCTGCGTCAATATTAGGGTCCCTGCCGGATTGGATGAAAACTTATGCGTGGGATAATTTAAAGAGTATGGGGATTGAAATCCTGGCCAATTCAGTTATCGAAGAGATCCAGGAGGATAAAGTCAGGGTTTCCGCAAGGCCGGCATTTGAGAAAGCCATGCTGATCTGGGTACCCGGTGTTAGGACCGCTGATTTCATACAGAAGCTGCCGGTTAAAAAGAATCCTCAGGGCAGGATAGTTGCGGATGAATATTTAAGGGTAAACCCGCACTGTTTTTGCGCCGGGGATACCGCTTTTTTTGGGGATAAAAATAATTTTTTGAGAATGGCGGTCCAGTTTGCCATTAGCCAGGGATCCCATGCGGCAGTTAATATAATCAGAAGCATTAAAAACCTTCCGCTTGAAAAATTCCGGCCGCTGGATTTAGGTTATATTGTCCCCCTGGCCAACAACCGCTCCTGCGGCGAGGTTTTTGGTCTCAAGGTAAAGGGGTTATTAGCGACGCTGCTGCATTTTATGATGTGTATTTTTCGCCTGCAGGGTTTAAGTAACCGCTGGGGTTTGGTCTGTAATCTTTTAAATACCGGGCAAGGAGGTGAAAGATGTTAGACTGGGGAATATTGATTTTGAGGTTGGGAATAGGTATTATGTTTGTGGCGCACGGCCTGCAAATGGCTTTTGGATTATTCGGCGGGCCGGGAGTCAAAGGTTTTTCCGGAATGCTTTCCAGTTTAGGATTTTTTCCGGCGATATTCTGGTCCTATGTTGCCTCATACACGGTGTTAGTTGGGGGGCTATTGCTGATTGCCGGGGTACAAACCCGGCCGGCCGCAACCCTGCTTTTGATTTTTATCCTTACTGCCGCAATTAAAGTACATTTAAGTAAGGGGTTCTTTTTGTCTAACGGCGGTTTTGAATATACCTTTGTTATTGCCGCAACCTGTCTTGCCCTTATTTTCTTGGGGCCGGGAAACTTTAGTATTTTACGTTGATTGGCGGATTTATTGTGCTATATTTAATAACATGCTAAAAAAAATAACGCGCAATTTCTTTATCTTTTTATTGTTGGCCGTACTATTACCGGCAAAAATACTGGCAGCTAATAAACAGGATTTGCCTAAACTTATTATTTTTCATTCAACCAGTTGCCATCGCTGCCTTGAGGTAAAGCAGGAAGTGATGCCTGCGATGGAGAATGAATTTAAGGATAAGGTTGTTTTTGAATACCGCGATGTAGGCCAGATAGGGAATTACACGATGATTTTGGGCTTATTGAAGAAAGCCGGCGCCAGCCCTTCATTCCGGATTCCGCTTTTTTATTTAGGGGGTAAATTTCTAAGTGCCGAAGGAGAGGTTAGGGGTAATTTACGTAATTTTATCCTGGAAGGATTAAAGGGGATCCCTCCTAGCGCCCAGCCCGCCTCTTTTGATTTAACCGCATATTTTAAGAGTTTTGTCCCGGCGGCAATAATTATCGCCGGACTTGAGGACGGGATTAATCCCTGCGCCTTTACGGTTATCGTATTCTTTATATCTTTTCTTGCCGTGCAAGGCTACCGCAAAAGAGACCTTATTATTATCGGTTCGGCGTTTATCTTTGCCGTATTCCTGACCTATTTATCTATTGGTTTAGGGATTTTTAATTTCTTTTATCATTTTAAGGGTTTTTGGGTGATTACGCACCTGTTGAATCTAATTATTGGGTGGTTGAGTATTTTGTTCGGTATCCTGGCAGTTTATGATTTTATAAAATTTAAGAAAACCGGCGCCACGGATGAACTAATTTTACAGCTGCCTAAGCCAATTAAGGAGCGCATCCATAAGGTAGTAGGATTTTTTTACCGCAAGAACCCGCAGGAGAAACAGGCTAAAGCATTGCCCGGCCTGAATAAGCTTGTGTTTAGCGCCTTGATTACCGGGTTTTTGGTTTCACTCCTTGAGGCGGTTTGCACCGGCCAAATGTATTTACCGACGATATCCTTTGTCTTAAAGGCCAGCCCGCTTAAACTGCAGGCCTTAGGCTATCTTTTGTTGTATAATATTATGTTTGTAATTCCGCTGATCGTGATTTTCATTTTTGCGCTGGTGGGCACATCCAGCGCGCAGTTTGCTAAGTTCCTAAAAAGGCATTTGGGTCTAATAAAAATTCTCATGGCAGTTTTATTTTTTAGTTTGGGGTTATTTTTAATCTGGAGAGCTTGATGCGTAAAATTATAAGTTTATTTTGTTTAAGTTTTCTTGTTTTCCAATTCGCCTGCGCGGAAAAAGAAGTTATTGATCCAAATGCGTGGGATTTTGGCAAGGCCAAGCAGGGCGAGGTTTTAAAACACGATTTTCTATTTAAAAATGAAACTAAAAGTGTTTTAAACATAACCTCCGTAAATACATCCTGCGGATGCACTGCTTCGCAATCGGACAAGAAATCCTTAAAACCCGGGGAGAAGACGACGATAAATGTAAGTTTTAACTCTCACGGATATCTGGGCCAAGTTCAACAGTTTGTATATGTGAATACCGATAATGCCGATCTGGCGGTAGCCAGGTTTACCATTAAAGCGCAAATAACTAAATAAAGAGAGGATGGATAATATGTGGTCATTACAGTTAAGGATGTGGTTATTGGTAACTCTTTTGTTCGGGATTATCTATGCGTTACTAGTTATCGTAGGCAGGAGTTTTTTCCATGTTGGCGGTTTTAGTTTCTATTTAATTATTTCTTTAGTGATGATGTTTATCCAGTATATGCTGGGGCCCAAGCTTGTGGAATGGAGCATGCGCGTAAAATACATCAAGCGGGAAGAAAACCCCCGCTTGTTTCAGATGGTCGAATCTTTGAGCATGCGCGCCAATATCCCGATGCCCAGAATCGGTATTGCCCAGATCGATATCCCCAATGCTTTTGCTTTTGGCCGCTCGTTAAGGGATGGCCGGGTTTGCGTAACTGCCGGAATTATGCAGTTACTCGACGATGAAGAATTAAAAGCAGTGCTTGGGCATGAATTAAGCCATTTGAAGAACCACGATGTGCTGACGATTACTTTGCTTTCCGTGATCCCGATGATCATGTACCGGATTGCCTGGCAGTTTTTATTTTACGGCCGCCGGCGTGATGAGCGGGGCGGCAATACCGTATTAATCGGACTGGCCGCTTTCTTATTTTATTTTGTGACCAATCTTTTGGTGCTCTATGCCTCGCGGATCCGGGAGTATTTTGCCGACCGGGGTTCAGTGCTTTTGGGAAACCAGCCCAAGGCTTTGGCTTCCAGCCTGTATAAATTGGCTTACGGGTCAGCAAAATTAAATCCGGAATCTTTAAAGCAAACTGAAGGAATGAAGGCCTTTTTCATCAATGACCCGTCTCAAGGCCGCAAGGAAGTCTTGGAGTTATCGCAATTGGATCTGGATAAAAGCGGCACGATCGACGCTTCCGAGCTGGATTTACTTAGAAGATCAAATATACGTCTGAATTTAGGGGATAAGATGCTTGAGCTTTTAAGCACGCACCCGAATATGCTTAAGCGCATCAAGAAGCTTTCCGAATATAGGGCTTAATTCCATCTGCCTTCCTCAAAAGCTGGAAATTTTATGAAGTAGTATATATTATTAGCGGGTGGCAAGCCTTGGACTCGAGTGAGCATCTCAAAAATTCGAGCGGGCAAGGCTGCCCGCAATAAATGTCCTGGCAGAGCGAGAATTTTTGCCGAAGCGAAGATTTTCCACGCTGGGGAAAATCGAGCGGTGCTGCGAGAGACAAGGCTTGACAGGACCCGCGTAAATTATTAAATTTCCCTATAAAATTTACAGCTTTATCCCTCCATTTTCTTTTGACATAACCCTAAATCTACTATATAATTACTAAACTATGGACATTAATGAGATTATTCAGCAAAGAACCGCTAAATTAGGGGCGCTTAAAGCTAAAAACGTGCCTTTGTATCCTGCCAATGTGCCTGATCACATTACGATCGGCAAGGTTTTGGAGAGTTTTGAAGAAGGCAAAAAGGTTACTCTTTGCGGCAGGGTGATGGCTAATCGGGCCCATGGTAAGGTCAATTTTATGGACCTGCGGGATGCCACCGGCAAGATCCAGCTTTATGTTAAAAGGGATATTGTTGGGGAAGAAAAAGCCGCGCTGCTTGAGCAGTTGGATATTGCCGATATCATCAGCGCAAGCGGAGAGCTTTTTAAAACGCATACCGGTGAATTTACGCTTAAAGTAGAAGATTTTACCATTTTATCCAAGGCCCTGCGGCCTTTGCCTGAAAAATGGCACGGTTTAAAAGACGTAGAGCTGCGTTACCGGCAGCGTTACCTGGACTTGCTTTGCAATGAAGATGTCAAAAAAGTATTTTTGT
The nucleotide sequence above comes from Candidatus Omnitrophota bacterium. Encoded proteins:
- a CDS encoding DUF1573 domain-containing protein, which gives rise to MRKIISLFCLSFLVFQFACAEKEVIDPNAWDFGKAKQGEVLKHDFLFKNETKSVLNITSVNTSCGCTASQSDKKSLKPGEKTTINVSFNSHGYLGQVQQFVYVNTDNADLAVARFTIKAQITK
- a CDS encoding DoxX family protein — its product is MLDWGILILRLGIGIMFVAHGLQMAFGLFGGPGVKGFSGMLSSLGFFPAIFWSYVASYTVLVGGLLLIAGVQTRPAATLLLIFILTAAIKVHLSKGFFLSNGGFEYTFVIAATCLALIFLGPGNFSILR
- a CDS encoding FAD-dependent oxidoreductase, which translates into the protein MKKVMIIGAGFAGLSAARKLAKCAGGLGLEVTLFDKKEYSAFLPLIPDCIGRRINPQFLLCNIGDFCRKLKIKLVCEEVAAVDFESKHVVTAASNYAYDFLIIASGSQTNFFSNQAAQNYAYALNNIDDAKKITAALKSNKFEHFIVCGGGYTGVEAAANLWLYFKKSGREKKIIIVERAASILGSLPDWMKTYAWDNLKSMGIEILANSVIEEIQEDKVRVSARPAFEKAMLIWVPGVRTADFIQKLPVKKNPQGRIVADEYLRVNPHCFCAGDTAFFGDKNNFLRMAVQFAISQGSHAAVNIIRSIKNLPLEKFRPLDLGYIVPLANNRSCGEVFGLKVKGLLATLLHFMMCIFRLQGLSNRWGLVCNLLNTGQGGERC
- a CDS encoding zinc metalloprotease HtpX — translated: MWSLQLRMWLLVTLLFGIIYALLVIVGRSFFHVGGFSFYLIISLVMMFIQYMLGPKLVEWSMRVKYIKREENPRLFQMVESLSMRANIPMPRIGIAQIDIPNAFAFGRSLRDGRVCVTAGIMQLLDDEELKAVLGHELSHLKNHDVLTITLLSVIPMIMYRIAWQFLFYGRRRDERGGNTVLIGLAAFLFYFVTNLLVLYASRIREYFADRGSVLLGNQPKALASSLYKLAYGSAKLNPESLKQTEGMKAFFINDPSQGRKEVLELSQLDLDKSGTIDASELDLLRRSNIRLNLGDKMLELLSTHPNMLKRIKKLSEYRA